From one Drosophila subpulchrella strain 33 F10 #4 breed RU33 chromosome 3L, RU_Dsub_v1.1 Primary Assembly, whole genome shotgun sequence genomic stretch:
- the LOC119555416 gene encoding protein encore isoform X3, with the protein MSSTKSQVALATNIPTNLSSAASASTAAAAAAVVVVASANAVVASNTNSSSGLGSGSGSGAVLSGSVVTGAATAGATGSIVSAATSSVATISSNCSSSNINNNCGEECQSAAGSSNLGRQNSFGNRRGNMKGKHLTRSHAMRESTSPPRTPTPRAASEQQQLQGESHEHNNNNNNINSKAQSTGRGNSPLMETPAVIVTSQQPQQQLQQHNVPQKPQQNVPLSNEAEFPKLSPPKKSGGQHNRTNSNGSGMEYNNNSGAKKFVVDLKSNGLDNKQHNNSSTGVIYNSGMNYKAADRHDRHERHEMSSQNSNLSNNHDEEPYHYEPRGGGGGKKHRANTNAKGGNGGGGGGNGNGNNMSNNGLSNNSSNNTSGFISRVFHQSENSSEQYTDYGGTDLMVFFRDTLNKNPKDRNILLKIEKDLIDFVQENSRGCEYRFPPASSYNRMLIHRTAAFFGMEHNVDTETQQCVIVAVAKNTRIPEIRFQSMVRDDARKSILKRDTHSFDEVRQSPYLCPLSLDRKAKSFEEREEDYDRARSRIFSRTGGNHDGYSGGGEEECYGGWEQQQQQKQSQPPRPKRPNGKMLQMQNSTESRDGMRSAGAVPKSHNFGNYGGPPSSGGPGNNSLPRGDSTNSIKSGRGGFVKQDSTGSTPWRLSPSSSGYKTRTQSVRSDSVTPSPTGYGSDRQTPELNHPAMVTHSRVAPPMSSGGGVVGGGGPGAGATSPVDMGTEATGADPTSSSSCSSGTSGLVWAVTDISNVPIGSLLIDPQTLQPIVNADGSIYHYDPSNLPPNQALQHTGNQYQSQNQGNTSSGGYNNYRKSSPHLQQQQHQSQQQHQPQLQQPQQQHQQPTQQYATTELSCSSTESYAEEDAQSPGMECSEGYESYEQQSLPVQQQHSGNGDSASIKGDDCDSLTSATACLSITTSTSTKNYDRIEVQKYKNQATSPNIPACCAVVEKLELEAAVQQEQEQEPMAGPSSSGSATSSVGITELPSSQTPLPMATQVNCDLQSVSPSSTPYSQCEVKTPSQSHAPSAAVEEPKTTTWTYTQSYQAPDGSTVFHTTTTPNGAAPYCATTYQQGPDGSIYAVPQGMVYAAYPQPGVGNAGGASQPLFQLTTSSHPPAQTLFASPEAGGEIPGGTYMIPVFDPAQQPREGLIPAQAIYQAGPGGPGATTVMPMATAAAYPTAQFATAAAPNGGPIYQAPLIYSSEPGGGAQLQQLPMAPYPIQYSYPYYHPISYYVPQQAVAAAPMVTSQPPVGQAPMQQQAPHTGAGTATGPPTVVSVSGQQHHQPHQQHHHQQQQHSSNGSVVTSSGYGTRVKRTPGGGSIHYNPSYTPSSVTHAGGTHHPSAGSAQIIAAPAASTTTYHALPTLTLAHGDAATGTDLSGAGGAHVYAVPAQHAALIPTNIFPYAAAAAAAAGGPGGPPTAPQVVQQAPPPPPQSAPHHALITAAPFYPASGGNMDQGASQSAPSTPAAPGRQAPLFSTPPAPNNASSGSSSAGGGGNSGGYHSNSSTPHYYQSQNSNEGYTSPYEKRNHGGGASGAHTVGVRKPYHPGGYNPRHSVPLGGMPSGAKTPLLNSNNEPTPRASPSSVSLGGASSSGGATSYQHRGPPPHTMGVKRDNKPNQLPLISGPPPSYATNSSPGITSYEAKPPVRLNAGAASFRSQKSMNQDYRRSVSQRNSPSANGGGNGSHESSNNSPNSILGSQSNSAANTPNAAAPPPQPQTTLVSHSGGFVVLDQTTGAAMNASPPSLYGGGGPTAGLGGGASGAAGAAGSNGGHQPGGGGGPRSHIPTAQLHHSAAAAAAAAAGSQQATAAVLSGVAAAAALGGYNPNGASGVYFKYGQTYFAHPSVALPNSRRSPSNDIRPQMAQVAGMYPTMMIQARHPSRHPNPNYKGSRPR; encoded by the exons GGCAACATGAAGGGCAAACATCTGACGCGTAGCCATGCGATGCGTGAGTCCACTTCGCCACCTCGCACGCCAACGCCGCGGGCTGCCTccgagcagcagcagctccagGGGGAATCCCACGAGcacaataataacaataacaatatcAACAGCAAAGCACAATCAACTGGGAGGGGTAACTCGCCGTTGATGGAGACGCCAGCCGTGATTGTCACTAGTCAGCAACCGCAACAGCAGCTGCAGCAACATAATGTGCCCCAAAAGCCGCAGCAGAATGTGCCACTCAGCAACGAGGCCGAGTTCCCGAAGCTTTCGCCTCCAAAGAAGTCCGGCGGCCAACACAATCGCACCAACAGCAACGGCAGCGGCATGGAGTATAATAACAACAGCGGCGCCAAGAAGTTCGTGGTTGACCTGAAGTCCAATGGTTTGGACAACAAGCAGCATAACAACTCCTCCACGGGTGTGATCTACAACTCCGGGATGAACTACAAGGCGGCGGATCGCCATGATCGACACGAGCGTCACGAGATGTCCAGCCAGAACAGCAATCTGAGCAACAACCATGACGAGGAGCCGTACCATTATGAGCCCAGGGGTGGAGGCGGAGGCAAGAAGCATCGTGCCAACACCAATGCCAAAG GCGGCAACGGCGGAGGCGGCGGTGGAAACGGAAATGGTAACAACATGTCCAACAATGGCCTGTCCAACAACTCGAGCAACAACACCTCGGGCTTTATATCGCGCG TCTTTCATCAATCAGAGAACTCGAGCGAGCAGTATACGGACTATGGCGGCACCGATCTGATGGTCTTCTTCCGGGACACCCTCAACAAGAACCCCAAGGACCGCAATATCCTCTTGAAGATCGAGAAGGATCTAATAGACTTCGTCCAGGAAAATAG TCGCGGTTGTGAGTATCGTTTTCCGCCAGCTTCCTCGTACAATCGTATGCTGATCCATCGCACGGCCGCCTTCTTCGGCATGGAGCACAACGTGGACACGGAGACGCAGCAGTGTGTGATTGTGGCCGTGGCCAAGAACACGCGTATACCGGAG ATCCGCTTCCAGTCGATGGTGCGCGACGATGCACGCAAGTCAATTTTGAAGCGGGACACGCACAGCTTCGACGAGGTGCGTCAGTCACCGTACTTGTGCCCCCTCTCTCTGGATCGCAAGGCCAAGAGCTTCGAGGAGCGGGAGGAGGACTACGATCGGGCGCGCAGCCGCATCTTCAGTCGAACGGGAGGCAATCATGACGGCTACTCCGGCGGTGGCGAGGAGGAGTGCTACGGTGGTTGggagcagcaacagcagcagaagcagtCTCAGCCGCCCAGACCGAAGAGGCCCAACGGAAAGATGCTGCAGATGCAGAAT TCCACGGAATCACGTGATGGCATGAGATCCGCTGGAGCCGTGCCCAAGTCGCACAACTTTGGTAACTACGGCGGACCGCCCAGTTCAGGAGGTCCTGGCAACAATTCCTTGCCGCGGGGCGACTCAACCAACTCGATCAAAAGTGGACGCGGTGGCTTCGTGAAGCAGGACTCGACTGGCAGCACTCCATGGCGACTGTCTCCTTCCAGCAGTGG CTACAAGACGCGCACCCAATCCGTGCGCTCCGACTCCGTAACTCCATCGCCCACGGGCTACGGCAGCGACAGGCAGACGCCGGAGTTGAACCACCCAGCCATGGTGACCCACAGCCGGGTGGCACCACCCATGTCATCGGGTGGTGGTGTTGTCGGCGGTGGAGGACCAGGAGCAGGCGCCACCTCGCCCGTGGATATGGGAACAGAAGCCACCGGGGCTGATCCAACGTCCTCGTCCAGTTGCTCGTCGGGAACGTCGGGACTCGTCTGGGCCGTCACAGACATTTCGAATGTGCCAATTGGCAGCCTCCTCATTGATCCGCAAACCCTCCAACCAATTGTCAATGCAGACGG TTCCATCTACCACTACGACCCGTCCAATCTGCCGCCCAACCAGGCGCTCCAGCACACGGGCAATCAGTACCAGTCGCAGAACCAGGGGAACACCTCCTCCGGTGGCTACAATAACTACCGCAAGTCGTCGCCAcatctgcaacagcagcagcatcagtcccagcagcaacatcagccacagctgcagcagccacagcagcagcatcagcagccaACCCAGCAATATGCCACTACTGAGCTGTCCTGCAGCTCCACCGAGAGTTATGCGGAGGAGGACGCCCAGTCGCCGGGAATGGAGTGCTCCGAGGGATACGAGAGCTATGAGCAGCAATCGTTGCCTGTCCAGCAGCAGCATTCGGGCAACGGGGACTCAGCAAGCATCAAGGGCGACGATTGTGATAGCCTGACCAGTGCCACCGCCTGCCTGAGTATCACCACCTCCACATCCACGAAGAACTATGATCGCATCGAGGTGCAGAAGTACAAGAACCAAGCCACCAGTCCGAATATACCTGCCTGCTGTGCCGTGGTTGAGAAGCTGGAACTGGAAGCTGCAgtgcagcaggagcaggaacAAGAACCCATGGCTGGACCCTCCTCTTCCGGTTCCGCCACCTCCTCGGTGGGCATTACTGAACTCCCATCCAGCCAGACTCCGCTGCCGATGGCAACGCAGGTTAACTGTGACCTACAATCGGTGTCGCCCAGCTCCACGCCCTACAGTCAGTGCGAGGTAAAGACTCCTAGCCAGAGCCACGCACCCAGTGCCGCCGTCGAGGAACCCAAGACAACCACCTGGACGTACACGCAGAGCTACCAGGCGCCAGACGGATCTACCGTCTTTCACACCACCACTACGCCCAATGGGGCAGCGCCCTACTGCGCCACCACATATCAGCAGGGG CCCGATGGCAGCATCTATGCGGTTCCACAGGGCATGGTCTATGCCGCCTATCCGCAACCCGGCGTGGGCAATGCCGGTGGGGCCTCGCAGCCGCTCTTCCAGCTGACAACCAGCAGTCACCCGCCCGCTCAGACACTCTTTGCCTCCCCGGAGGCAGGCGGTGAGATACCCGGCGGCACCTACATGATACCTGTCTTCGATCCGGCTCAGCAGCCGCGTGAGGGACTCATCCCGGCGCAGGCCATCTACCAGGCGGGACCGGGAGGACCGGGGGCCACCACAGTGATGCCAATGGCGACGGCGGCTGCCTATCCAACGGCCCAGTTTGCCACGGCAGCAGCTCCCAATGGAGGGCCCATCTACCAGGCGCCGCTCATCTACTCCAGCGAACCGGGCGGTGGTGCCCAGCTGCAACAGCTTCCGATGGCCCCGTATCCGATTCAATACTCCTACCCGTACTACCACCCCATCTCGTACTATGTTCCCCAGCAGGCGGTGGCCGCCGCACCCATGGTGACCTCTCAGCCGCCGGTGGGTCAGGCCCCAATGCAACAACAGGCGCCGCACACGGGAGCTGGCACAGCCACTGGTCCACCCACGGTGGTTTCAG TTTCAGGCCAACAGCACCATCAGCCGCATCAGCAGCACcaccatcagcagcagcagcactcgAGCAACGGATCTGTGGTGACCTCCAGCGGCTATGGCACACGGGTGAAGCGCACACCAGGCGGTGGCTCCATCCACTACAATCCCAGCTACACACCCAGCTCGGTGACTCATGCCGGTGGCACCCATCATCCGTCAGCGGGCTCCGCCCAGATCATTGCTGCGCCGGCGGCCAGCACAACCACATATCATGCGCTGCCCACGCTGACGCTGGCCCACGGTGATGCAGCGACCGGCACGGATCTCAGTGGTGCGGGCGGTGCCCATGTGTACGCTGTGCCCGCTCAACATGCAGCGCTGATCCCAACGAATATCTTCCCTTacgcagcggcggcggcagcagcagccggaGGTCCAGGAGGTCCTCCGACGGCTCCTCAGGTGGTGCAGCAAGCcccaccaccacctcctcaGAGTGCTCCCCATCATGCGCTCATCACAGCTGCTCCGTTTTACCCAGCCAGTGGTGGTAACATGGATCAGGGTGCCTCACAGTCGGCTCCTAGTACTCCAGCGGCTCCTGGAAGGCAGGCTCCGCTGTTCAGCACACCGCCGGCTCCAAATAACGCAAGCAGTGGCAGCAGCAGTGCGGGCGGAGGCGGCAACAGTGGTGGCTACCACAGCAACAGTTCCACGCCGCACTACTACCAGAGCCAGAACAGCAACGAGGGCTACACCTCGCCCTATGAGAAGAGGAACCATGGCGGTGGTGCCTCAGGAGCCCACACGGTGGGAGTACGCAAGCCATACCACCCAGGTGGCTACAATCCAAGGCATTCGGTTCCCCTGGGAGGCATGCCCTCTGGTGCAAAGACTCCGCTGCTGAACTCAAACAATGAGCCCACGCCGCGTGCCTCGCCAAGCAGCGTGAGCTTGGGCGGAGCCTCTTCGTCCGGTGGAGCCACTAGCTACCAACATCGTGGGCCACCACCCCACACGATGGGCGTAAAACGAGACAACAAGCCCAACCAGCTGCCGCTAATCAGTGGACCACCGCCCAGCTATGCAACCAACTCAAGTCCCGGCATCACTAGCTACGAGGCCAAGCCACCTGTCCGTCTGAATGCCGGAGCTGCCAGTTTCCGGAGCCAGAAGTCCATGAACCAGGACTACCGGCGCAGTGTCTCGCAACGGAACTCGCCTAGCGCCAATGGAGGAGGAAATGGCAGCCACGAGAGCAGCAACAACTCGCCCAACAGTATTTTGGGCAGCCAGAGCAACAGTGCTGCCAACACGCCCAATGCTGCCGCACCACCACCTCAGCCACAGACCACATTGGTGAGCCACTCTGGAGGATTTGTGGTGCTGGACCAGACCACCGGAGCCGCCATGAATGCCTCGCCGCCCTCGCTCTACGGCGGCGGCGGTCCAACTGCAGGACTAGGTGGAGGAGCAAGTGGCGCTGCTGGAGCGGCCGGCTCGAATGGTGGCCATCAGCCGGGTGGCGGCGGTGGCCCCCGCTCGCACATTCCCACTGCCCAGCTGCACCACAGtgccgccgctgccgccgccgcagcTGCTGGCAGCCAACAGGCCACGGCGGCGGTGCTGAGCGGCGTGGCCGCTGCGGCCGCCCTCGGTGGCTACAATCCAAACGGGGCGTCCGGCGTGTACTTCAAGTATGGCCAGACGTACTTTGCCCAT CCCTCGGTGGCCTTGCCCAACAGTCGACGATCGCCGTCGAACGATATCCGGCCGCAAATGGCGCAGGTGGCCGGCATGTATCCCACAATGATGATACAAG CGCGTCATCCCAGTCGCCATCCGAACCCGAACTACAAAGGTTCGCGTCCGCGGTAA
- the LOC119555416 gene encoding protein encore isoform X2 encodes MSSTKSQVALATNIPTNLSSAASASTAAAAAAVVVVASANAVVASNTNSSSGLGSGSGSGAVLSGSVVTGAATAGATGSIVSAATSSVATISSNCSSSNINNNCGEECQSAAGSSNLGRQNSFGNRRGNMKGKHLTRSHAMRESTSPPRTPTPRAASEQQQLQGESHEHNNNNNNINSKAQSTGRGNSPLMETPAVIVTSQQPQQQLQQHNVPQKPQQNVPLSNEAEFPKLSPPKKSGGQHNRTNSNGSGMEYNNNSGAKKFVVDLKSNGLDNKQHNNSSTGVIYNSGMNYKAADRHDRHERHEMSSQNSNLSNNHDEEPYHYEPRGGGGGKKHRANTNAKGNKPRLKNLGGSSSGSIDLGGNGGGGGGNGNGNNMSNNGLSNNSSNNTSGFISRENSSEQYTDYGGTDLMVFFRDTLNKNPKDRNILLKIEKDLIDFVQENSRGCEYRFPPASSYNRMLIHRTAAFFGMEHNVDTETQQCVIVAVAKNTRIPEIRFQSMVRDDARKSILKRDTHSFDEVRQSPYLCPLSLDRKAKSFEEREEDYDRARSRIFSRTGGNHDGYSGGGEEECYGGWEQQQQQKQSQPPRPKRPNGKMLQMQNSTESRDGMRSAGAVPKSHNFGNYGGPPSSGGPGNNSLPRGDSTNSIKSGRGGFVKQDSTGSTPWRLSPSSSGYKTRTQSVRSDSVTPSPTGYGSDRQTPELNHPAMVTHSRVAPPMSSGGGVVGGGGPGAGATSPVDMGTEATGADPTSSSSCSSGTSGLVWAVTDISNVPIGSLLIDPQTLQPIVNADGSIYHYDPSNLPPNQALQHTGNQYQSQNQGNTSSGGYNNYRKSSPHLQQQQHQSQQQHQPQLQQPQQQHQQPTQQYATTELSCSSTESYAEEDAQSPGMECSEGYESYEQQSLPVQQQHSGNGDSASIKGDDCDSLTSATACLSITTSTSTKNYDRIEVQKYKNQATSPNIPACCAVVEKLELEAAVQQEQEQEPMAGPSSSGSATSSVGITELPSSQTPLPMATQVNCDLQSVSPSSTPYSQCEVKTPSQSHAPSAAVEEPKTTTWTYTQSYQAPDGSTVFHTTTTPNGAAPYCATTYQQGPDGSIYAVPQGMVYAAYPQPGVGNAGGASQPLFQLTTSSHPPAQTLFASPEAGGEIPGGTYMIPVFDPAQQPREGLIPAQAIYQAGPGGPGATTVMPMATAAAYPTAQFATAAAPNGGPIYQAPLIYSSEPGGGAQLQQLPMAPYPIQYSYPYYHPISYYVPQQAVAAAPMVTSQPPVGQAPMQQQAPHTGAGTATGPPTVVSVSGQQHHQPHQQHHHQQQQHSSNGSVVTSSGYGTRVKRTPGGGSIHYNPSYTPSSVTHAGGTHHPSAGSAQIIAAPAASTTTYHALPTLTLAHGDAATGTDLSGAGGAHVYAVPAQHAALIPTNIFPYAAAAAAAAGGPGGPPTAPQVVQQAPPPPPQSAPHHALITAAPFYPASGGNMDQGASQSAPSTPAAPGRQAPLFSTPPAPNNASSGSSSAGGGGNSGGYHSNSSTPHYYQSQNSNEGYTSPYEKRNHGGGASGAHTVGVRKPYHPGGYNPRHSVPLGGMPSGAKTPLLNSNNEPTPRASPSSVSLGGASSSGGATSYQHRGPPPHTMGVKRDNKPNQLPLISGPPPSYATNSSPGITSYEAKPPVRLNAGAASFRSQKSMNQDYRRSVSQRNSPSANGGGNGSHESSNNSPNSILGSQSNSAANTPNAAAPPPQPQTTLVSHSGGFVVLDQTTGAAMNASPPSLYGGGGPTAGLGGGASGAAGAAGSNGGHQPGGGGGPRSHIPTAQLHHSAAAAAAAAAGSQQATAAVLSGVAAAAALGGYNPNGASGVYFKYGQTYFAHPSVALPNSRRSPSNDIRPQMAQVAGMYPTMMIQARHPSRHPNPNYKGSRPR; translated from the exons GGCAACATGAAGGGCAAACATCTGACGCGTAGCCATGCGATGCGTGAGTCCACTTCGCCACCTCGCACGCCAACGCCGCGGGCTGCCTccgagcagcagcagctccagGGGGAATCCCACGAGcacaataataacaataacaatatcAACAGCAAAGCACAATCAACTGGGAGGGGTAACTCGCCGTTGATGGAGACGCCAGCCGTGATTGTCACTAGTCAGCAACCGCAACAGCAGCTGCAGCAACATAATGTGCCCCAAAAGCCGCAGCAGAATGTGCCACTCAGCAACGAGGCCGAGTTCCCGAAGCTTTCGCCTCCAAAGAAGTCCGGCGGCCAACACAATCGCACCAACAGCAACGGCAGCGGCATGGAGTATAATAACAACAGCGGCGCCAAGAAGTTCGTGGTTGACCTGAAGTCCAATGGTTTGGACAACAAGCAGCATAACAACTCCTCCACGGGTGTGATCTACAACTCCGGGATGAACTACAAGGCGGCGGATCGCCATGATCGACACGAGCGTCACGAGATGTCCAGCCAGAACAGCAATCTGAGCAACAACCATGACGAGGAGCCGTACCATTATGAGCCCAGGGGTGGAGGCGGAGGCAAGAAGCATCGTGCCAACACCAATGCCAAAGGTAACAAACCACGGTTGAAGAATCTCGGTGGCAGCTCATCAGGAAGCATTGATTTAGGCGGCAACGGCGGAGGCGGCGGTGGAAACGGAAATGGTAACAACATGTCCAACAATGGCCTGTCCAACAACTCGAGCAACAACACCTCGGGCTTTATATCGCGCG AGAACTCGAGCGAGCAGTATACGGACTATGGCGGCACCGATCTGATGGTCTTCTTCCGGGACACCCTCAACAAGAACCCCAAGGACCGCAATATCCTCTTGAAGATCGAGAAGGATCTAATAGACTTCGTCCAGGAAAATAG TCGCGGTTGTGAGTATCGTTTTCCGCCAGCTTCCTCGTACAATCGTATGCTGATCCATCGCACGGCCGCCTTCTTCGGCATGGAGCACAACGTGGACACGGAGACGCAGCAGTGTGTGATTGTGGCCGTGGCCAAGAACACGCGTATACCGGAG ATCCGCTTCCAGTCGATGGTGCGCGACGATGCACGCAAGTCAATTTTGAAGCGGGACACGCACAGCTTCGACGAGGTGCGTCAGTCACCGTACTTGTGCCCCCTCTCTCTGGATCGCAAGGCCAAGAGCTTCGAGGAGCGGGAGGAGGACTACGATCGGGCGCGCAGCCGCATCTTCAGTCGAACGGGAGGCAATCATGACGGCTACTCCGGCGGTGGCGAGGAGGAGTGCTACGGTGGTTGggagcagcaacagcagcagaagcagtCTCAGCCGCCCAGACCGAAGAGGCCCAACGGAAAGATGCTGCAGATGCAGAAT TCCACGGAATCACGTGATGGCATGAGATCCGCTGGAGCCGTGCCCAAGTCGCACAACTTTGGTAACTACGGCGGACCGCCCAGTTCAGGAGGTCCTGGCAACAATTCCTTGCCGCGGGGCGACTCAACCAACTCGATCAAAAGTGGACGCGGTGGCTTCGTGAAGCAGGACTCGACTGGCAGCACTCCATGGCGACTGTCTCCTTCCAGCAGTGG CTACAAGACGCGCACCCAATCCGTGCGCTCCGACTCCGTAACTCCATCGCCCACGGGCTACGGCAGCGACAGGCAGACGCCGGAGTTGAACCACCCAGCCATGGTGACCCACAGCCGGGTGGCACCACCCATGTCATCGGGTGGTGGTGTTGTCGGCGGTGGAGGACCAGGAGCAGGCGCCACCTCGCCCGTGGATATGGGAACAGAAGCCACCGGGGCTGATCCAACGTCCTCGTCCAGTTGCTCGTCGGGAACGTCGGGACTCGTCTGGGCCGTCACAGACATTTCGAATGTGCCAATTGGCAGCCTCCTCATTGATCCGCAAACCCTCCAACCAATTGTCAATGCAGACGG TTCCATCTACCACTACGACCCGTCCAATCTGCCGCCCAACCAGGCGCTCCAGCACACGGGCAATCAGTACCAGTCGCAGAACCAGGGGAACACCTCCTCCGGTGGCTACAATAACTACCGCAAGTCGTCGCCAcatctgcaacagcagcagcatcagtcccagcagcaacatcagccacagctgcagcagccacagcagcagcatcagcagccaACCCAGCAATATGCCACTACTGAGCTGTCCTGCAGCTCCACCGAGAGTTATGCGGAGGAGGACGCCCAGTCGCCGGGAATGGAGTGCTCCGAGGGATACGAGAGCTATGAGCAGCAATCGTTGCCTGTCCAGCAGCAGCATTCGGGCAACGGGGACTCAGCAAGCATCAAGGGCGACGATTGTGATAGCCTGACCAGTGCCACCGCCTGCCTGAGTATCACCACCTCCACATCCACGAAGAACTATGATCGCATCGAGGTGCAGAAGTACAAGAACCAAGCCACCAGTCCGAATATACCTGCCTGCTGTGCCGTGGTTGAGAAGCTGGAACTGGAAGCTGCAgtgcagcaggagcaggaacAAGAACCCATGGCTGGACCCTCCTCTTCCGGTTCCGCCACCTCCTCGGTGGGCATTACTGAACTCCCATCCAGCCAGACTCCGCTGCCGATGGCAACGCAGGTTAACTGTGACCTACAATCGGTGTCGCCCAGCTCCACGCCCTACAGTCAGTGCGAGGTAAAGACTCCTAGCCAGAGCCACGCACCCAGTGCCGCCGTCGAGGAACCCAAGACAACCACCTGGACGTACACGCAGAGCTACCAGGCGCCAGACGGATCTACCGTCTTTCACACCACCACTACGCCCAATGGGGCAGCGCCCTACTGCGCCACCACATATCAGCAGGGG CCCGATGGCAGCATCTATGCGGTTCCACAGGGCATGGTCTATGCCGCCTATCCGCAACCCGGCGTGGGCAATGCCGGTGGGGCCTCGCAGCCGCTCTTCCAGCTGACAACCAGCAGTCACCCGCCCGCTCAGACACTCTTTGCCTCCCCGGAGGCAGGCGGTGAGATACCCGGCGGCACCTACATGATACCTGTCTTCGATCCGGCTCAGCAGCCGCGTGAGGGACTCATCCCGGCGCAGGCCATCTACCAGGCGGGACCGGGAGGACCGGGGGCCACCACAGTGATGCCAATGGCGACGGCGGCTGCCTATCCAACGGCCCAGTTTGCCACGGCAGCAGCTCCCAATGGAGGGCCCATCTACCAGGCGCCGCTCATCTACTCCAGCGAACCGGGCGGTGGTGCCCAGCTGCAACAGCTTCCGATGGCCCCGTATCCGATTCAATACTCCTACCCGTACTACCACCCCATCTCGTACTATGTTCCCCAGCAGGCGGTGGCCGCCGCACCCATGGTGACCTCTCAGCCGCCGGTGGGTCAGGCCCCAATGCAACAACAGGCGCCGCACACGGGAGCTGGCACAGCCACTGGTCCACCCACGGTGGTTTCAG TTTCAGGCCAACAGCACCATCAGCCGCATCAGCAGCACcaccatcagcagcagcagcactcgAGCAACGGATCTGTGGTGACCTCCAGCGGCTATGGCACACGGGTGAAGCGCACACCAGGCGGTGGCTCCATCCACTACAATCCCAGCTACACACCCAGCTCGGTGACTCATGCCGGTGGCACCCATCATCCGTCAGCGGGCTCCGCCCAGATCATTGCTGCGCCGGCGGCCAGCACAACCACATATCATGCGCTGCCCACGCTGACGCTGGCCCACGGTGATGCAGCGACCGGCACGGATCTCAGTGGTGCGGGCGGTGCCCATGTGTACGCTGTGCCCGCTCAACATGCAGCGCTGATCCCAACGAATATCTTCCCTTacgcagcggcggcggcagcagcagccggaGGTCCAGGAGGTCCTCCGACGGCTCCTCAGGTGGTGCAGCAAGCcccaccaccacctcctcaGAGTGCTCCCCATCATGCGCTCATCACAGCTGCTCCGTTTTACCCAGCCAGTGGTGGTAACATGGATCAGGGTGCCTCACAGTCGGCTCCTAGTACTCCAGCGGCTCCTGGAAGGCAGGCTCCGCTGTTCAGCACACCGCCGGCTCCAAATAACGCAAGCAGTGGCAGCAGCAGTGCGGGCGGAGGCGGCAACAGTGGTGGCTACCACAGCAACAGTTCCACGCCGCACTACTACCAGAGCCAGAACAGCAACGAGGGCTACACCTCGCCCTATGAGAAGAGGAACCATGGCGGTGGTGCCTCAGGAGCCCACACGGTGGGAGTACGCAAGCCATACCACCCAGGTGGCTACAATCCAAGGCATTCGGTTCCCCTGGGAGGCATGCCCTCTGGTGCAAAGACTCCGCTGCTGAACTCAAACAATGAGCCCACGCCGCGTGCCTCGCCAAGCAGCGTGAGCTTGGGCGGAGCCTCTTCGTCCGGTGGAGCCACTAGCTACCAACATCGTGGGCCACCACCCCACACGATGGGCGTAAAACGAGACAACAAGCCCAACCAGCTGCCGCTAATCAGTGGACCACCGCCCAGCTATGCAACCAACTCAAGTCCCGGCATCACTAGCTACGAGGCCAAGCCACCTGTCCGTCTGAATGCCGGAGCTGCCAGTTTCCGGAGCCAGAAGTCCATGAACCAGGACTACCGGCGCAGTGTCTCGCAACGGAACTCGCCTAGCGCCAATGGAGGAGGAAATGGCAGCCACGAGAGCAGCAACAACTCGCCCAACAGTATTTTGGGCAGCCAGAGCAACAGTGCTGCCAACACGCCCAATGCTGCCGCACCACCACCTCAGCCACAGACCACATTGGTGAGCCACTCTGGAGGATTTGTGGTGCTGGACCAGACCACCGGAGCCGCCATGAATGCCTCGCCGCCCTCGCTCTACGGCGGCGGCGGTCCAACTGCAGGACTAGGTGGAGGAGCAAGTGGCGCTGCTGGAGCGGCCGGCTCGAATGGTGGCCATCAGCCGGGTGGCGGCGGTGGCCCCCGCTCGCACATTCCCACTGCCCAGCTGCACCACAGtgccgccgctgccgccgccgcagcTGCTGGCAGCCAACAGGCCACGGCGGCGGTGCTGAGCGGCGTGGCCGCTGCGGCCGCCCTCGGTGGCTACAATCCAAACGGGGCGTCCGGCGTGTACTTCAAGTATGGCCAGACGTACTTTGCCCAT CCCTCGGTGGCCTTGCCCAACAGTCGACGATCGCCGTCGAACGATATCCGGCCGCAAATGGCGCAGGTGGCCGGCATGTATCCCACAATGATGATACAAG CGCGTCATCCCAGTCGCCATCCGAACCCGAACTACAAAGGTTCGCGTCCGCGGTAA